The nucleotide sequence GCGGCACGCGAGGTGCTGGAGGAGACGGGCTGGCGGCCTGGCCCCATCAAGCCTCTGATCTACGCCGAGCCGGCCAACGGGATCACCGACTCACAGCACCACGTCTTCCGCGCGGACGGCGCGACCCACGTCGGGCCGCCCGCCGAGAAGAACGAGTCGGACCGCATCGAGTGGATCCCGCTCAGTGAGGTGCGCGGGATGATCGACCGTCGCGAGATCGTGAGCAGCGGGACCCTCGTCGGGCTCCTCTACCTGCTCATGGATGAAGCGATCCGCTGACCGGCGGGAGGACTGCCAGTAGCCGTGCCTCGAAGGCCAGAGCCACGGGCTCCTGCCTGCGTGGGGCCAACTGGTCGTAGAACTCCCTGAGATGGCCAGAAACCCGCTCGGACGCCAGGCGGGCGGTCGAGTACCCGGACGACACTCCTCGCGCCGTGCAGAGAGAAGCCGCGGCGAACGGTCGGCGCCGCCCCGTAGAGGCGCCCGGTGAGCTGGGCGAACTGATCGACGCCATGCTCAGCCACGCTCCCGAGGACCGGCCGACCATCAACGAGGTGGGTAAGGCACTCGGCTGAGTTGCGAAGCATGCCCGGACGGGCGCCGGACCGCATCGGAGGCCTGGGCGGCCTGAGCCGAAACGACGTTAGCCCGTGGGGGCGTCACCTGCGGCAGGGGGCCTTTCGGCGACGAAGGAGCCCATGCCCGGGGTCGTGGTGATCAGGCCGTCCGCTCGCAGGGCGGCCGTCACCTTGCGAACGGTCGTTCGCGCCACGCCGAACTCCTGCTCCAGTCGCACTTCGGAGATCATCGTTTGGGGCGGGTACTGGCCGCTCGCGATCCGCTTACGGAGCACGTCGGCGATCTGGACCCACTTGGGCCTGGTGGGGTCAAACTCGATCACAGCAGGACCGTACACAGCGACCGAGATTCGAACATAGAGCACTGCCGGTGCACCTAGGTGTAGACAGGTGCACCGGACGTGGCTAGTGTCAGGCGCGATGAAAGACCCCGGCGAGGTGGCTAGACCTCCCGGGGCGTGGCCAACGCTGGTTAAGGAGCGTCGACAGTGCTCGACCCTATCCGCCGCATCGCCCTGTGGCTGCGGCTTCTCTTCACGCCCGGTACGGGCAGGCGGCGGGCTGGTATCCGCCTCGTCGTCGTGCCCACGCCCGCCGACTGGGCAGAGACTCCCCCGACCCCCCTCCCCCCGCATCGGTCCCCGTACGGGCTCGACGAGGTGTTCGACGGCGCCTCCACCGTCGCCGTACGCCCCTACCTCGCCGCCCATGAGCAACGGCTGCGGCGGCGGGAGTTGGCGATGGCGGCTATCGGGTTGGACATGCCCGGGTCGTGCTGGATTCACGGGGTGGAGGTCGCCTGATGCGGGACGAAACGCCTGGTGAAGTGCGGTTGTTGCCC is from Streptomyces sp. NBC_01314 and encodes:
- a CDS encoding NUDIX hydrolase, producing the protein MEWKTHGERQLYTNKWVNLCLVDVQQPDGRRWEYHVVRLRHLAVAAVVNDRQEVLMMWRHRFITDSWAWELPMGLVEEGESPEEAAAREVLEETGWRPGPIKPLIYAEPANGITDSQHHVFRADGATHVGPPAEKNESDRIEWIPLSEVRGMIDRREIVSSGTLVGLLYLLMDEAIR
- a CDS encoding GntR family transcriptional regulator; protein product: MIEFDPTRPKWVQIADVLRKRIASGQYPPQTMISEVRLEQEFGVARTTVRKVTAALRADGLITTTPGMGSFVAERPPAAGDAPTG